One region of Corynebacterium capitovis DSM 44611 genomic DNA includes:
- a CDS encoding TetR/AcrR family transcriptional regulator has protein sequence MNRQRSRGRPVRAVLNGPKIAAAALRIATEEGYEKLTMAAVARALDVAPSALYNHVAGKEDLLFLVEDAVMAQVDTEALHACAAGKIGARRAVEKWAHSYREVCALHTPLIPYLATMPISGAPKTVEMYELAVQVMVVGGVGEANALNAVVMLESFIYGSAYDVAAPASIFDVPNATEAPGLRRAIAARADSGGLSNPYADAPFEQGLASLLNGLVL, from the coding sequence ATGAACCGTCAACGATCCCGGGGTAGGCCGGTACGAGCTGTGCTCAACGGTCCGAAAATCGCTGCCGCGGCACTGCGCATTGCTACGGAAGAGGGTTATGAAAAGCTCACAATGGCCGCCGTCGCTAGGGCGCTCGACGTGGCACCTAGCGCCCTATACAACCACGTGGCAGGCAAAGAAGATCTGCTATTCCTCGTGGAGGATGCGGTTATGGCACAGGTTGACACCGAGGCGCTTCACGCATGTGCGGCGGGGAAAATCGGGGCGCGCAGAGCCGTCGAAAAGTGGGCGCATTCGTACCGCGAGGTGTGTGCCCTGCACACCCCGCTCATTCCTTATTTGGCCACGATGCCGATCTCGGGTGCACCAAAGACTGTCGAGATGTATGAGCTAGCCGTCCAGGTCATGGTCGTGGGCGGGGTCGGAGAGGCAAATGCGCTCAACGCTGTGGTCATGCTGGAGTCGTTCATTTATGGCTCCGCCTACGATGTTGCGGCCCCAGCCTCGATTTTCGACGTCCCCAACGCCACTGAAGCGCCAGGCCTGCGAAGGGCAATCGCAGCGCGTGCTGATAGCGGCGGCCTCTCCAACCCCTATGCCGACGCGCCTTTTGAACAGGGCCTTGCCAGCCTACTTAACGGGTTGGTGCTGTAG
- a CDS encoding flavin monoamine oxidase family protein — MARLERDVVIVGAGPAGLTAARTLKKKGFSVAVLEARDRVGGRTWSGKVADEKGTEHFIELGGQWISPDQTRLTQLVDELGLKTFQRYREGKSIYVSPDGTRHEYEGTVFPATEKTIAEMDKLIEQLDALAAEMDPAKPWEHPRAKELDRISFRGWLEQQSDDPEAIDNVSIYVASGMLTKPSYTFSALQALLMASSAGSFSNLVDEDFILDRRVVGGMQSVSLAMARELGDDVFLSNPVRRIDWAEPDASTSDALNNVKADVRNGVPNNGEAGDVTVYTNDLEVHGRFVVLAVPPNLYSRISYTPPLPREQHVAHQHISMGLVIKVHAVYETPFWREEGLSGTGFGGGRLVQEVYDNTNYFAEGEDQYGTLVGFVSDVYAEQMWALEPEARKEAILDAMADYLGPKTKEPIAFYLSDMAAEEWTRGAYATSYDLGGLSRWGHLQNQPTGAIYYACSDIAGEGYQHVDGAVRMGEKVALQIAERASGKQA, encoded by the coding sequence GTGGCAAGACTCGAGCGCGACGTAGTGATTGTAGGCGCAGGACCAGCCGGCCTTACCGCCGCCCGAACGCTGAAGAAGAAAGGCTTCTCGGTCGCCGTGCTCGAGGCACGCGACCGCGTCGGCGGCCGCACATGGAGCGGCAAGGTCGCCGACGAGAAGGGCACCGAGCACTTCATCGAACTCGGTGGCCAGTGGATCTCCCCCGACCAGACCCGCCTCACCCAGCTTGTCGACGAGCTCGGCCTGAAAACCTTCCAGCGCTACCGCGAGGGCAAGTCCATCTACGTCTCCCCCGACGGAACGCGCCACGAATACGAGGGCACCGTCTTCCCCGCCACGGAGAAGACGATCGCCGAGATGGACAAGCTGATCGAACAGCTCGACGCCCTGGCCGCCGAGATGGACCCCGCCAAGCCGTGGGAACACCCCCGCGCGAAGGAACTCGACCGCATCTCCTTCCGCGGCTGGTTGGAGCAGCAGTCGGACGACCCGGAGGCGATCGACAACGTCTCCATCTACGTCGCGTCCGGCATGTTGACCAAGCCGTCCTACACCTTCTCCGCTCTGCAGGCCCTGCTCATGGCCTCGTCCGCTGGCTCGTTCAGCAACCTCGTGGACGAAGACTTCATCCTGGACCGCCGCGTCGTCGGCGGCATGCAGTCCGTCTCTTTGGCCATGGCACGGGAGCTGGGTGACGACGTGTTTCTTTCCAACCCCGTCCGCAGGATTGACTGGGCGGAACCGGACGCGTCGACAAGCGATGCTCTCAACAATGTCAAGGCCGACGTCCGCAACGGTGTGCCCAACAACGGCGAGGCCGGGGACGTCACCGTCTACACCAACGACCTCGAGGTGCACGGGCGCTTCGTCGTCTTGGCGGTGCCGCCGAACCTGTACAGCCGGATCAGTTACACCCCGCCGCTGCCGCGCGAGCAGCACGTCGCGCACCAGCACATCTCGATGGGCCTGGTGATCAAGGTGCACGCCGTCTACGAGACCCCGTTCTGGCGCGAGGAGGGCCTCTCCGGCACCGGCTTCGGCGGCGGCCGCCTCGTGCAGGAGGTCTACGACAACACCAATTACTTCGCCGAGGGCGAGGACCAGTACGGCACCCTCGTCGGCTTCGTCTCCGACGTTTACGCCGAGCAGATGTGGGCTCTAGAACCGGAGGCGCGCAAGGAGGCCATTCTCGACGCCATGGCTGACTACCTGGGCCCGAAGACCAAGGAGCCGATCGCCTTCTACCTGTCGGACATGGCGGCCGAGGAGTGGACCCGCGGCGCCTACGCCACCAGCTACGACCTGGGCGGCCTGTCCCGCTGGGGCCACCTGCAGAACCAGCCGACCGGCGCGATCTACTACGCCTGCTCCGACATCGCCGGCGAAGGTTACCAGCACGTCGACGGCGCCGTGCGCATGGGTGAAAAGGTCGCGCTGCAGATTGCGGAGCGTGCGTCCGGGAAGCAGGCCTAG
- a CDS encoding universal stress protein yields the protein MAGGRILVAYIATDGGIDALRLAVALAKERDTAIDIVMAMTNHEVTPGLYPRVRGYETIVEQHIAGWLDDARAEVPSDIEVTTRVAVGDSIPQIIIDQATGLSSEIVVVGSQGGGLFRRVTLGSVVNTLLHSCPVPLAIAPRGYNYPGPIQRITVLFGTRPGATDIIAVGLDRAARFGVPLRFVSLNIAGEQPAGSDALEGIERTASAELAHRARSLVDANQATAEVVEAPSIETATSGLSWLPGDVAYVGSSRIAPEGRLFLGTTATQILRYTPVPTIVIPNGYMDNS from the coding sequence ATGGCCGGCGGACGAATCCTCGTCGCCTACATCGCCACTGACGGCGGCATCGACGCGCTGCGCCTCGCCGTCGCTCTGGCGAAAGAGCGTGACACCGCCATCGACATTGTCATGGCGATGACAAACCACGAGGTCACCCCGGGCCTCTACCCGCGCGTGCGCGGCTACGAGACGATCGTGGAGCAGCACATCGCGGGCTGGCTCGACGACGCCCGCGCTGAAGTCCCCAGCGACATCGAGGTCACCACCCGCGTCGCGGTCGGTGACTCGATCCCGCAGATCATCATCGATCAGGCCACCGGGCTCAGCAGCGAGATCGTCGTCGTGGGGTCGCAGGGCGGCGGGCTCTTCCGCCGCGTCACCCTGGGCAGCGTGGTCAACACCCTGCTGCACAGCTGCCCGGTCCCATTGGCGATCGCACCGCGCGGGTACAACTACCCCGGCCCCATCCAGCGCATCACGGTCCTGTTTGGCACCCGCCCCGGTGCGACGGACATCATCGCCGTCGGGCTCGACCGCGCCGCGCGCTTCGGCGTCCCGCTCCGCTTCGTCTCCCTCAATATCGCGGGCGAACAGCCAGCGGGTTCGGATGCGCTCGAGGGCATTGAACGCACGGCCAGCGCCGAGCTCGCACACAGGGCGCGCTCGCTTGTCGACGCCAACCAGGCCACCGCCGAGGTCGTCGAAGCGCCCTCCATCGAAACTGCAACCTCGGGCCTGAGCTGGCTCCCCGGTGACGTCGCATACGTGGGTTCATCCCGCATCGCGCCCGAGGGCCGGCTCTTCCTGGGTACTACCGCGACCCAGATCCTGCGCTACACCCCTGTCCCGACCATCGTCATCCCTAACGGATACATGGATAACTCCTAA
- a CDS encoding APC family permease: MSDTITPPAASEGIPASKGLRAGSVGLIGAVVIGISCIAPTYTLTSGLGPTISAVGQHVPAILILGFIPMLLVAFAYRELNNSVPDSGTSFTWATKAFGPYVGWMGGWGLITATILVLSNLAAVAVDFLYLLLAQILQRPGIADWTSNLWINIPTTIVFLAIAAWISYRGMDSTKNLQYVLVALQILAVVVFDIAALYRAYSGDGFDFTPFSFSWFNPLDIGDFTTVAAGISLSIFMFWGWDVTLTMNEETKDPERTPGRAATITVLIIIALYILTAVSIVVWAGTGDTGLGAGNPDNQESIFAALSYPVLGPLSFVIYVAVLASSFASLQSTMVSPARTLLAMGHYRALPPTFAKISPRFLTPSTATIASAVAAGVFYAVTRLLSENALWDTITALGLMICFYYGITAVACIWYFRGDLLSSPRNILFRLLFPALGGGFLLLMFGITAYDSLDPSYGSGSTILGVGAVFVLGMGILGIGVATMLFTRFAHPAFFRGETLPRNTSSTDHQTPLLS, from the coding sequence ATGAGCGACACCATCACGCCCCCGGCCGCCTCGGAGGGCATCCCGGCTTCTAAAGGATTGCGCGCCGGCAGCGTCGGCCTGATCGGCGCCGTCGTCATCGGCATCAGTTGCATTGCCCCGACGTACACCTTGACCTCGGGTTTGGGGCCGACAATTTCCGCCGTCGGGCAGCACGTCCCGGCGATCCTCATTCTGGGTTTCATCCCGATGCTGCTCGTTGCCTTCGCCTACCGGGAGCTCAACAACTCGGTTCCTGACTCCGGCACAAGCTTCACCTGGGCCACCAAAGCGTTCGGCCCCTACGTCGGCTGGATGGGAGGCTGGGGCCTGATCACCGCCACCATCCTTGTCCTGTCCAACCTCGCCGCGGTGGCCGTGGACTTCCTCTACCTGTTGCTCGCCCAAATCCTCCAGCGCCCTGGCATTGCGGACTGGACGTCGAACCTGTGGATCAACATCCCCACCACCATCGTCTTCCTTGCCATCGCCGCCTGGATTTCCTATCGCGGCATGGATTCGACGAAGAACCTGCAGTACGTGCTGGTTGCCCTTCAGATCCTTGCCGTCGTCGTTTTTGACATCGCCGCTCTCTACCGTGCCTACAGCGGGGACGGCTTCGACTTCACGCCCTTCTCCTTCTCGTGGTTCAACCCGCTTGACATCGGCGACTTCACGACGGTCGCAGCCGGCATCTCCCTGTCCATCTTCATGTTCTGGGGATGGGACGTCACCCTCACCATGAACGAGGAGACGAAGGACCCGGAGCGCACGCCAGGACGTGCTGCCACCATCACCGTGCTGATCATCATCGCCCTCTACATCCTCACCGCGGTGTCCATCGTGGTCTGGGCTGGCACCGGTGACACGGGGCTCGGTGCGGGTAACCCGGACAACCAGGAATCCATCTTCGCTGCCCTGTCGTATCCCGTGCTCGGCCCGCTCTCCTTTGTTATCTATGTGGCAGTGCTGGCCAGTTCATTCGCTTCCCTGCAGTCGACGATGGTCAGCCCGGCGCGCACCCTGCTGGCGATGGGTCACTACCGCGCGCTGCCGCCAACCTTTGCAAAGATCTCCCCGCGCTTCCTCACCCCCAGCACAGCGACCATCGCCTCCGCCGTGGCAGCGGGTGTTTTCTACGCGGTGACTCGCCTGCTTTCCGAAAACGCTCTGTGGGACACCATCACTGCCCTCGGCCTGATGATCTGCTTCTACTACGGGATTACCGCCGTGGCGTGCATCTGGTACTTCCGCGGCGACCTTCTCTCCAGCCCCCGGAACATCTTGTTCCGTCTCCTCTTCCCCGCCCTTGGCGGAGGGTTCCTGCTGCTCATGTTCGGCATCACGGCCTACGACTCCCTCGACCCGAGCTACGGTTCCGGCTCGACAATCCTCGGCGTGGGCGCAGTGTTCGTGCTAGGTATGGGGATCCTCGGCATCGGTGTGGCGACCATGCTCTTCACCCGCTTTGCCCACCCCGCGTTCTTCCGCGGCGAGACGCTGCCACGCAACACGTCATCCACCGATCATCAGACACCGTTGCTGAGCTAA
- a CDS encoding NAD-dependent succinate-semialdehyde dehydrogenase, whose translation MSLEYRVQNPVSDEVVETFPTASNEDIDKAIAGATSAYDAWSAHTLAERGEKLRRLAQLFRDKKDELAEHSCIEMGKPLQEMVEEVEFSADIIQYYADNGETFAADQPIATPDGDAVVRRLPIGPLLGIMPWNFPYYQVARFIGPNLMLGNTIILKHAEICPRSALAVEKLVLEAGIPEGVYTNVFANHDQIAEIISDPRVQGVSLTGSERAGSIVAAQAGKNLKKCVLELGGTDPYVILDTDDVAAAAKQAWEVRMANTGQACNSNKRLIVMDTLYDDFVAELVKLAENMTPTTWDKHTEGTYTPLSSRSAAETLRTQLSDAVAAGANLRTGGELSDTGAYVSPAVITDIPRGSEPYYQEFFGPVAEVYKVSSDEEALELANDSHYGLGGAVFSTDEARAKKLAAQLQVGMANVNTPAGEGAELPFGGVKRSGYGRELGPLGMDEFVNKQLYYVAK comes from the coding sequence GTGTCCCTCGAGTACCGAGTACAAAACCCTGTCAGCGACGAAGTGGTGGAGACCTTCCCCACCGCCTCCAACGAGGACATCGACAAGGCGATCGCCGGAGCAACCTCAGCTTACGACGCCTGGTCTGCGCATACCCTCGCCGAGCGCGGTGAGAAGCTGCGCCGCCTCGCCCAACTCTTCCGCGACAAGAAGGACGAGCTCGCCGAACACTCCTGCATCGAGATGGGCAAACCCCTGCAGGAAATGGTTGAGGAGGTCGAGTTCTCCGCCGACATCATCCAGTACTACGCGGACAATGGCGAAACCTTCGCGGCCGACCAGCCCATCGCCACCCCAGACGGCGACGCCGTGGTCCGGCGCCTGCCCATCGGCCCGTTGCTGGGCATCATGCCCTGGAACTTTCCCTACTACCAGGTCGCGCGCTTCATCGGGCCGAACCTCATGCTGGGCAACACGATCATCCTGAAGCACGCGGAGATTTGCCCGCGCAGTGCTTTGGCCGTCGAAAAGCTGGTGCTTGAAGCGGGGATTCCCGAGGGCGTGTACACGAACGTCTTTGCCAACCACGACCAAATCGCCGAGATAATCTCCGACCCCCGCGTCCAGGGAGTCTCCCTCACCGGTTCCGAGCGCGCCGGGTCCATCGTCGCCGCGCAGGCCGGGAAGAACCTGAAGAAGTGCGTGCTCGAGCTCGGCGGCACCGACCCCTACGTCATCCTCGACACCGACGATGTCGCTGCCGCCGCGAAACAGGCCTGGGAGGTGCGCATGGCCAATACAGGCCAGGCGTGCAACTCCAACAAGCGCCTCATCGTGATGGACACGCTTTACGACGACTTCGTCGCCGAACTGGTCAAACTCGCCGAGAACATGACCCCCACGACCTGGGATAAGCACACCGAGGGCACCTACACTCCCCTGTCCTCGCGCTCCGCCGCAGAGACCCTGCGCACACAGCTTTCCGACGCCGTCGCTGCCGGTGCTAACCTGCGCACCGGCGGTGAACTTTCCGACACCGGCGCCTACGTCTCCCCCGCCGTCATCACCGACATCCCCCGCGGCAGCGAGCCCTACTACCAGGAGTTCTTCGGCCCCGTCGCGGAGGTATACAAGGTTTCCAGCGACGAGGAAGCCCTCGAGCTGGCCAACGACTCTCATTACGGGCTCGGCGGCGCCGTCTTCTCCACCGACGAGGCCCGCGCCAAGAAACTCGCTGCTCAGCTGCAGGTCGGCATGGCCAATGTGAACACCCCCGCCGGCGAAGGCGCCGAGTTGCCCTTCGGCGGCGTGAAGCGCTCCGGCTACGGACGCGAGCTCGGCCCCCTGGGCATGGACGAGTTCGTGAATAAGCAGCTGTACTACGTGGCGAAGTAA
- a CDS encoding sodium:solute symporter, with the protein MNWLDAAVVIAYLVGMIAFGFWGSRRAQDSSDYLVAGRRLGPMLYTGTMVAVVLGGASAVGGVGLGYKYGLSGFWLVGAIGVGVLILSAVFAPRLQRLKIYTVVQMLTLRYGSESIQVSSIVMLAYTLMLTATSTGAYASIFVVLFGIDRWLAILIGGSIVIIYSTMGGMLSITYADFVQFIIMTVGVFFLMVPFGLSHAGGWGAMHDRLGAEFFSLDGMGFESIITYFVIYTLGLLIGQDVWQRIFTARTPKVAQVGGIGASVYIILFGIAGAVAGMTAAVVLPGIEVRDEVYARIATEMLPAGFGGIALAAAVAAMMSTASGGLIAAATVARTDVMPLLRKVLSGAKPRILNAEEAAEQARDNAAREEDVENDMNRNRIWVLCLGIVTMVLSLLVPDVVAALTIAYDILVGGLLIAIIGGLVWTRGNSAGATWSMITGSLVTLAVMAFLEINAEQRFDGVYANEPIYAGLAVSAIVYIVVSLMTKPTAPDVLAAWQDRSANGVREDEEVVTPA; encoded by the coding sequence ATGAACTGGTTAGACGCCGCTGTGGTCATCGCCTACTTGGTGGGCATGATCGCATTCGGATTCTGGGGAAGCAGGAGGGCCCAAGACTCCTCTGACTACCTCGTCGCGGGCCGACGACTCGGCCCGATGCTCTACACGGGCACGATGGTGGCCGTCGTGCTGGGCGGGGCTTCGGCGGTCGGTGGCGTCGGCCTCGGCTATAAGTACGGACTCTCCGGGTTCTGGCTGGTGGGCGCCATCGGTGTCGGAGTGTTAATCCTCTCCGCGGTCTTCGCTCCACGGCTCCAGCGGTTGAAGATCTACACGGTGGTTCAGATGCTCACGCTGCGCTACGGGTCGGAGTCGATCCAGGTTTCGTCGATAGTCATGCTCGCGTACACGCTGATGCTCACCGCGACATCCACGGGTGCGTACGCCTCGATCTTCGTTGTCCTCTTTGGAATCGACCGCTGGCTCGCCATTCTCATCGGTGGCTCGATCGTCATCATCTACTCGACGATGGGTGGAATGCTCTCCATCACCTACGCCGATTTCGTACAGTTCATCATCATGACTGTTGGCGTCTTCTTCCTCATGGTGCCGTTCGGTCTTTCGCACGCCGGCGGCTGGGGCGCCATGCACGACCGGCTCGGCGCTGAATTCTTCTCCCTGGACGGCATGGGATTCGAATCGATCATCACCTACTTCGTGATCTACACCCTGGGGCTGCTCATCGGGCAAGACGTCTGGCAGCGCATCTTTACAGCACGGACTCCGAAGGTCGCGCAGGTGGGAGGAATCGGGGCATCCGTGTACATCATCCTCTTCGGTATCGCTGGGGCGGTCGCGGGGATGACGGCTGCGGTTGTCCTCCCGGGCATCGAAGTTCGCGACGAGGTCTACGCCCGCATCGCCACCGAAATGCTCCCCGCGGGATTCGGCGGCATCGCGCTGGCTGCGGCGGTAGCCGCAATGATGTCGACGGCCTCCGGTGGTTTGATCGCCGCAGCAACCGTCGCCCGAACCGACGTGATGCCGCTGCTGCGCAAGGTCCTGTCCGGTGCGAAACCGCGGATACTCAACGCTGAGGAAGCCGCCGAACAGGCCCGCGACAATGCGGCGCGCGAAGAGGATGTCGAAAACGACATGAATCGTAACCGCATCTGGGTGCTGTGCCTCGGCATCGTGACGATGGTGCTCTCGCTCCTTGTCCCCGACGTCGTCGCCGCCCTGACCATCGCATACGACATCCTTGTGGGTGGCCTCCTCATCGCGATCATCGGCGGTTTGGTGTGGACCCGCGGAAACAGCGCAGGCGCAACGTGGTCGATGATCACCGGATCCCTCGTAACTCTGGCCGTGATGGCGTTCCTCGAAATCAACGCAGAGCAGCGTTTCGACGGTGTTTACGCGAACGAACCGATCTACGCGGGCCTGGCTGTCTCGGCGATTGTCTACATCGTCGTCTCTCTCATGACGAAACCCACCGCACCAGATGTCCTCGCCGCGTGGCAGGACCGGTCCGCCAACGGAGTCAGGGAAGACGAGGAAGTTGTAACACCCGCGTGA
- a CDS encoding helix-turn-helix domain-containing protein has product MKSLPIEPIQAPPPIGKRLRALREQRRLTIDQVASFAGVTKGFLSRIERDQTSPSVGTLLNICQVLGVPAGSVLDSMPTQVVSLDSAPSVNLGGEGIREVLLTPAGQSKLQLIHTRVAPRGKGEDDLYTVDAVVEALHVLAGEFVLITPDQEIHLAAGDTATFLGTEPHSWFNPTDDEAVVLWIIAGQ; this is encoded by the coding sequence GTGAAATCACTGCCAATCGAGCCAATTCAGGCGCCGCCACCCATCGGCAAGCGGTTGCGTGCCCTGCGGGAACAGCGAAGATTGACAATTGATCAGGTAGCCAGCTTCGCCGGGGTGACCAAGGGGTTCCTGTCTCGAATTGAACGGGATCAGACCAGCCCGTCGGTGGGGACCTTGCTCAACATCTGCCAAGTCTTGGGGGTCCCTGCGGGCTCCGTCTTAGACTCAATGCCAACTCAAGTTGTGTCTCTCGATTCCGCTCCCTCGGTCAACCTCGGGGGTGAAGGAATCCGCGAGGTACTCCTCACCCCTGCTGGGCAGTCGAAGCTTCAGCTGATCCACACCCGGGTGGCACCCCGGGGCAAAGGCGAAGACGACTTGTACACCGTTGACGCAGTGGTAGAAGCGCTGCATGTACTCGCAGGCGAGTTCGTCCTTATCACTCCGGACCAGGAAATTCATTTGGCTGCAGGAGATACCGCAACGTTCCTGGGAACCGAACCGCACAGCTGGTTCAATCCCACCGACGACGAGGCGGTGGTCCTATGGATCATCGCCGGACAATAG
- the speB gene encoding agmatinase: protein MLDKPRIVENGNTGPVNSALVPRYGGPATFALLPTLDEIERDGRRADVKVVGAPFDSGVSYRPGTRFGPSHVRQSSRLLRPYNPATDTSPFAQVQVADAGDVSLNPFNIEEAIASLESDATTLTDDGATLVTIGGDHTIALPLLRVASARAGKPVALLHFDAHLDTWDTYFGADYTHGTPFRRASEEGIIDRDAICHVGTRGPLYGRSDLEDDKRMGFGIVTSADIFRLGVESVVKSLRDRVGDRPLYISVDIDVLDPAHAPGTGTPEAGGMTSRELLEIIRGLRGLNVVGADIVEVSPSYDHAELTGIAASHVAYDLITLIADNRSGNHGA from the coding sequence ATGCTCGACAAACCCCGCATCGTTGAAAACGGAAATACAGGCCCGGTCAACTCCGCCCTCGTGCCACGCTACGGCGGTCCCGCGACGTTCGCGCTGCTACCGACTCTCGACGAAATCGAGCGCGACGGGCGCCGCGCCGATGTGAAAGTTGTCGGCGCACCCTTCGACTCAGGCGTGTCGTACCGGCCTGGCACCCGCTTCGGGCCTTCTCATGTGCGCCAGTCTTCTCGTCTGCTGCGCCCGTACAACCCCGCTACGGACACGTCACCGTTCGCACAGGTTCAGGTGGCCGACGCCGGGGATGTATCACTGAACCCGTTCAACATTGAGGAAGCAATCGCGTCACTCGAAAGCGACGCAACAACTTTGACCGATGACGGTGCGACCCTGGTCACCATTGGGGGCGACCACACCATTGCTCTGCCGCTGCTCAGGGTTGCTTCCGCCCGGGCGGGAAAGCCGGTCGCGCTGCTCCACTTCGACGCGCACCTGGACACCTGGGATACCTATTTTGGTGCGGATTACACCCACGGGACGCCGTTCCGGCGCGCGAGCGAGGAAGGCATCATCGATAGAGACGCCATCTGCCACGTCGGCACGCGCGGTCCCCTGTACGGCCGTTCCGACCTAGAGGATGACAAGAGGATGGGCTTCGGCATCGTCACTTCCGCCGACATCTTCCGCCTGGGCGTGGAGAGCGTCGTTAAGTCTCTGCGCGATCGGGTTGGGGACCGTCCCCTCTACATTTCCGTGGACATCGATGTGCTCGACCCCGCACATGCTCCGGGCACAGGAACGCCCGAAGCCGGGGGAATGACGTCCCGTGAGCTGTTGGAAATCATCCGCGGCCTGCGCGGCCTGAATGTCGTCGGTGCGGATATCGTCGAGGTGTCGCCGTCGTACGACCATGCGGAGCTGACGGGGATCGCTGCCTCGCACGTTGCGTATGACCTCATCACGTTGATCGCCGACAACCGTTCTGGGAACCACGGGGCGTAG
- a CDS encoding thiamine pyrophosphate-binding protein, with amino-acid sequence MGANSRTGGNVVVETLEALGITHVFGIPGQHALGLFEALNGSGLTYVSSRVENNAAFAADGFARISGSPAALFLSTGPGALTALAGLQEAYASGVPVVVVSSQVPDRGIGGRRNGLLHQLDEQKRSVENVTKVQFTAHASSSIPSMLQDAWEAAMTAPQGPVWVEIPEDVLLGETSIPLVDGIERSIPPVKGNGTWIRQAAELLKKAERPVILSGGGAVRSGAGPLIMELAQRVGALVACSPGGVSSVPADDPLVLAHWIEDWHTTEVLNEADVLLAVGTALGEVTTNYFTFSPTGHIIQIDAEPLVLESNYASLGIRADAAEGVRAILSELPQSTSPSRWGDVTAEEKAAQIRQAVEARLDAQPLGHERAFMDALRRAVPDTTATFWDMTIAAYWAWNVWDARAGAFSSAQGAGGLGYGFPAALGGAVASGERTLAVAGDGSAMYSIAELASAKQHNIPVTWLIVDDGGYGILREYMNDAFGRATATELSRPDFRALSEAFGVPAVRVSTDELESALRASLTAGPESGPNVVIVDTVLRMWEPTHVPHIAPKQKGVALAEREDRSR; translated from the coding sequence GTGGGAGCTAACTCCAGGACCGGCGGAAATGTTGTCGTCGAAACCCTCGAGGCGCTGGGAATCACCCACGTCTTCGGGATTCCGGGCCAACACGCCCTCGGATTGTTCGAAGCGCTCAACGGCAGCGGGTTGACATACGTCTCCTCGCGGGTAGAGAACAACGCAGCTTTCGCCGCCGATGGGTTCGCCCGCATCTCCGGAAGCCCGGCGGCGCTCTTCCTTTCCACCGGCCCAGGAGCATTGACCGCGCTGGCGGGGTTGCAGGAAGCGTACGCGTCGGGGGTTCCCGTCGTCGTCGTGTCCTCGCAGGTGCCCGACCGCGGGATTGGGGGACGCCGTAATGGCCTGCTGCACCAGCTCGATGAGCAGAAGCGGTCAGTTGAAAATGTGACCAAGGTTCAGTTCACCGCGCACGCGTCGTCCTCAATTCCGTCCATGCTTCAGGACGCGTGGGAGGCGGCGATGACCGCGCCCCAAGGTCCAGTGTGGGTTGAGATCCCCGAGGACGTTCTGCTCGGCGAGACGAGCATTCCGCTTGTCGACGGGATCGAGCGCTCCATCCCGCCGGTGAAAGGAAACGGCACGTGGATTCGGCAAGCGGCTGAACTTCTGAAGAAGGCGGAGCGGCCAGTTATTCTCTCCGGCGGTGGCGCCGTGCGTAGCGGCGCCGGACCGCTCATCATGGAACTGGCCCAGCGCGTTGGGGCACTTGTCGCCTGTTCGCCTGGGGGAGTGTCCTCCGTACCTGCGGACGATCCCTTGGTTCTTGCCCATTGGATCGAAGACTGGCACACCACCGAGGTACTCAATGAGGCTGACGTCCTCCTCGCGGTAGGAACCGCACTCGGGGAGGTCACCACCAACTACTTCACCTTCTCACCGACCGGCCACATCATTCAGATTGATGCTGAGCCCCTTGTGTTGGAGTCGAACTACGCCTCACTGGGTATTCGCGCCGACGCCGCGGAGGGCGTGCGGGCAATCCTGAGCGAGTTACCGCAGTCGACCTCCCCTTCAAGATGGGGGGACGTCACCGCGGAGGAGAAAGCAGCGCAGATCAGGCAGGCCGTCGAGGCACGGCTCGACGCCCAGCCGCTGGGCCACGAGCGTGCCTTCATGGATGCGCTGCGCCGGGCGGTCCCGGACACAACCGCCACGTTTTGGGATATGACGATCGCCGCGTACTGGGCGTGGAACGTCTGGGATGCTCGCGCTGGGGCGTTCTCCTCAGCTCAGGGAGCCGGTGGCCTCGGCTACGGTTTCCCGGCGGCGCTCGGTGGAGCCGTCGCCTCCGGTGAGCGCACCCTCGCGGTGGCCGGAGACGGATCGGCGATGTATTCCATCGCGGAGCTTGCCTCCGCCAAGCAACACAATATCCCGGTGACGTGGCTTATCGTCGACGACGGCGGTTACGGAATCCTGCGCGAATACATGAACGACGCCTTCGGCCGCGCGACCGCCACCGAGTTGTCTCGGCCGGACTTCCGGGCTCTAAGCGAAGCCTTCGGCGTTCCCGCCGTGAGGGTGTCAACCGACGAGCTGGAATCCGCTCTCCGGGCCAGCCTGACGGCTGGGCCAGAGTCAGGGCCGAACGTGGTCATTGTGGACACGGTCCTGCGCATGTGGGAGCCGACCCACGTGCCGCACATTGCGCCGAAGCAAAAGGGTGTCGCCTTGGCCGAACGTGAGGACCGTTCCCGCTAG